One window of Desulfobacterales bacterium genomic DNA carries:
- a CDS encoding MBOAT family protein — protein MVFSSIIFLFFFLPIVLTLCFIIPKSFKNIFLFAVSLIFYAWGEIFYVWIMFFSITVNYIFGILLDNSNEISKRKALLIGAVFLNLLILGVFKYLNFFVDNLNVLLSVIGSNPINIDKIHLPIGISFFTFQALSYIVDIYRKESSAQKKFINVGLYISLFPQLIAGPIVRYNHIEKQINDRIITIEGFALGIRRFIMGLGKKVLIANTVAFAGDNIFSLNDHSFALAWTGIICYTLQIYFDFSGYSDMAIGLGLMFGFNFPENFLYPYSANSIRDFWRRWHISLSTWFRDYLYIPIGGNKQSQIRTYFNLLIVFFLCGLWHGASWTFVVWGLFHGFFLVIERIFLEQKLKKLWFPLSNLYAIFIVMIGWVFFRSDTLKYSLKYIKALMGLSLNPNLDSIWIYVNNATLLSIIAGIIFSIEIPSEFKSKIKNHIRLFKGYDAFIQPSMIFVSSILLIGVFILSSMSLASGTYNPFIYFRF, from the coding sequence ATGGTATTTAGTTCTATAATTTTTTTATTCTTTTTTTTACCGATAGTTTTAACTTTATGCTTTATAATTCCGAAATCTTTTAAAAATATTTTTCTTTTTGCTGTAAGCCTTATTTTTTATGCTTGGGGCGAAATATTTTATGTATGGATAATGTTTTTTTCCATAACAGTTAATTATATATTCGGAATACTTTTAGATAATTCAAATGAGATATCAAAACGAAAAGCATTGCTAATCGGAGCAGTATTTCTAAATTTATTAATTCTTGGAGTTTTTAAATACTTAAATTTTTTTGTTGATAATTTGAATGTTTTACTGTCAGTTATCGGATCAAACCCAATAAATATAGATAAAATTCATTTACCTATTGGAATTTCTTTTTTTACTTTCCAAGCATTAAGCTATATTGTAGATATTTATCGTAAAGAATCTTCGGCTCAAAAAAAATTCATCAATGTAGGGCTTTATATTTCCCTGTTTCCCCAATTAATAGCAGGGCCTATTGTAAGGTATAATCACATTGAAAAACAAATTAACGATAGAATAATTACAATTGAGGGCTTTGCTTTAGGTATAAGAAGATTTATAATGGGCCTCGGCAAAAAGGTGCTTATTGCAAATACAGTCGCTTTTGCTGGCGATAATATATTTTCCCTTAATGACCATAGTTTTGCATTAGCGTGGACAGGAATTATTTGTTACACACTGCAAATTTATTTTGATTTTTCCGGTTATTCAGATATGGCTATAGGTCTTGGGTTAATGTTTGGATTTAATTTTCCTGAAAATTTTTTATACCCATATTCTGCAAACTCCATAAGGGATTTTTGGAGAAGGTGGCATATATCTTTGTCAACATGGTTTAGAGATTATTTATATATTCCTATTGGAGGCAACAAACAATCACAGATAAGGACATATTTTAATCTTTTAATAGTATTTTTTCTATGTGGATTATGGCATGGAGCAAGCTGGACATTTGTTGTATGGGGTCTTTTTCACGGCTTTTTCTTGGTTATAGAAAGAATTTTTCTTGAACAAAAGCTTAAAAAATTATGGTTTCCGCTATCTAATCTTTATGCGATTTTTATCGTCATGATAGGATGGGTCTTTTTTAGATCAGATACGTTAAAATATTCTTTGAAATATATTAAAGCTCTTATGGGATTATCATTAAATCCAAATTTGGATAGTATATGGATTTATGTCAACAACGCTACACTTCTATCTATTATTGCAGGTATAATTTTTTCCATAGAAATCCCATCAGAATTCAAAAGTAAAATTAAAAATCATATACGTTTATTTAAAGGCTATGATGCTTTTATACAGCCGTCAATGATATTTGTTTCATCAATTTTACTTATAGGCGTTTTTATTTTATCGTCAATGAGTCTTGCGAGTGGAACATATAATCCGTTTATTTATTTTCGATTTTAA
- a CDS encoding glycosyltransferase → MINKFKNKNFSEFNKAALRILIISGIDGAPFIYRCLNFTEELYLAGFHNISLKHVHDVVLPDDIHAADLFILNRPYKSPLMDELINLTKKYGKTLVFSTDDIVTDHKIEEYLRLKNCMRISDIKQFHEGVDWTAQVVKSSDAVIVSTDYLKSEMQDLNKKIFVLKNALSEKQIKKSEFFNKRAKNKKISDKIVIGYFSGWPNDHDYDFAIIKEKLLNLLENYQNVKLMIVGHLKVDNRFKMLGEKVQFIDFVPFYILPKYIAKININIAPLESNPHKRSKSGIKFLEAGAMHVPSICSDIEPYNSIMTHMEDGFLCSTSEDWFNYMKLLIEDRELSNKISEKAYLTVLNSHTTSVRSTDAKNIINSILDNNYIPEEKKNVVEVSGQEVLTTPEKISIPETEHKIKRSKNIRVSVVIPCYNHGNFLEGAVQSALNSSYPDFEVIVVNDGSTDNYTIDLFNKLTDKFQNDERIKFINQENLGLADARNNGIKLAEGEYILPLDADNKINPNYLAKAIDILDSNASIGVVYAYANFWGERSGVWELPDFDGRKLLVENFIDACSIIRKKVWNDCGGYDGDMGIMGYEDWDLWIGAMEKGWQFHLIKEPMFDYHVMGSSMITNCNLPENKNYLIRYICRKHIQAYKDNIEYIIANKDMTISNLIGYTNNLEKAVSEYKRIIEKFLPQNSKRRKFARFMLKTFRKISRI, encoded by the coding sequence ATGATTAACAAATTTAAAAACAAAAATTTTTCAGAATTTAATAAAGCTGCTTTACGAATTTTAATTATATCAGGAATAGATGGAGCTCCTTTTATTTATCGCTGCTTGAACTTCACTGAAGAGCTTTATCTCGCTGGATTTCATAATATTTCGTTAAAACATGTTCATGACGTTGTTTTACCTGATGATATACATGCGGCAGATTTATTTATTTTAAATAGACCTTATAAAAGCCCATTAATGGATGAGCTAATTAATCTTACAAAAAAATACGGCAAAACTTTGGTTTTTTCTACGGATGATATTGTAACTGATCATAAAATTGAAGAATATTTACGTCTTAAAAACTGTATGCGTATATCTGATATAAAACAATTTCATGAAGGTGTAGATTGGACGGCACAGGTTGTAAAATCGAGCGATGCAGTTATAGTTTCAACTGATTATCTTAAGTCTGAAATGCAGGACTTGAATAAAAAAATATTTGTGCTTAAAAATGCTTTGAGCGAAAAACAAATAAAAAAATCGGAATTTTTTAATAAAAGGGCTAAAAATAAAAAAATTTCAGATAAAATTGTTATTGGATACTTTAGCGGCTGGCCAAATGATCATGATTATGATTTTGCAATTATTAAAGAAAAGTTATTAAATCTTTTAGAAAATTATCAGAATGTTAAACTCATGATTGTTGGTCATTTAAAGGTTGACAACCGATTTAAAATGTTAGGTGAAAAAGTTCAGTTCATTGATTTTGTTCCTTTTTATATCCTACCGAAGTACATAGCGAAAATAAACATTAATATTGCGCCTTTGGAGTCAAATCCCCATAAGCGTTCAAAAAGCGGAATAAAATTTCTTGAAGCTGGCGCTATGCATGTTCCTTCTATTTGTTCTGATATAGAACCATATAACAGTATTATGACACATATGGAAGATGGATTTTTATGTTCTACATCTGAAGACTGGTTTAATTATATGAAACTTTTAATTGAAGATAGAGAATTAAGCAATAAAATTTCCGAAAAAGCATATCTGACTGTATTAAATAGCCATACCACCTCTGTTCGAAGTACAGACGCAAAAAATATAATAAATTCTATACTTGATAATAACTATATACCTGAAGAGAAAAAAAATGTTGTGGAAGTTAGCGGTCAAGAAGTTTTAACTACGCCTGAAAAAATAAGTATTCCTGAAACTGAACACAAAATCAAACGATCAAAAAATATAAGGGTATCGGTTGTAATTCCGTGCTATAATCATGGAAATTTTCTTGAAGGAGCTGTTCAAAGTGCCTTGAATTCGTCATATCCTGACTTTGAAGTAATAGTTGTAAATGATGGTTCTACTGATAATTATACAATAGATTTGTTTAACAAACTGACAGATAAATTTCAAAACGACGAACGAATAAAATTTATTAATCAAGAAAATTTAGGGTTAGCTGATGCCCGCAACAATGGAATCAAGCTTGCCGAAGGAGAGTATATACTTCCTCTCGATGCTGATAATAAAATTAATCCTAATTATTTAGCAAAAGCTATAGATATCCTTGATTCTAATGCATCTATTGGTGTTGTATATGCTTATGCAAATTTTTGGGGAGAACGGAGCGGAGTATGGGAGCTACCTGATTTTGACGGCAGAAAGCTTCTTGTAGAAAATTTTATTGATGCTTGTTCAATAATAAGAAAAAAAGTATGGAACGACTGCGGTGGCTATGATGGAGACATGGGTATTATGGGCTATGAAGACTGGGATTTATGGATAGGAGCTATGGAAAAAGGTTGGCAATTCCATCTTATAAAAGAACCAATGTTTGATTATCATGTAATGGGTAGCTCAATGATTACAAACTGTAATTTGCCGGAAAATAAAAATTATCTTATACGATATATATGCAGAAAACATATACAAGCTTATAAGGATAACATAGAATACATAATAGCGAATAAAGATATGACTATTTCAAATTTGATAGGATATACTAATAATCTCGAAAAAGCTGTTTCAGAATATAAAAGAATTATTGAAAAATTTTTACCCCAAAACAGTAAACGCAGAAAATTCGCACGATTCATGTTAAAAACATTTAGAAAAATATCAAGAATTTAG